A stretch of DNA from Candidatus Pseudomonas phytovorans:
GCGGAAAAGTCGGGGTGGCGCGCGGCGAAAGCCACGGCATCGGCATGGGCCTTGAGCCTGGGCCAGCTGGCAAAGCCGGCCTCGCGGGCCACCAGCCATTGGGTATCGGCAAGCCGGTAGTCGTGGCCGGGCAGGCCAAGCGTGCGCAGTTGCTCGCGGGCGTCGTCGGCTTGGTGGTTTTTCAGTTCGGTCAGCAAGCGCTTGGCGCGTTTGCGCAAAGCGCGCAGGTCGAGCAAGCCGTGGTGGCGGGAAGCATTGATGGCGGGCATGCCAACTCCTTTGGGGCTCGGTCCGCCGACAAGCCGGGAGCTGGTATGAGAATGGAGTGACGCATGGCTCGGGTAACCCCTTCGCGCGGACCGCAGGCGCAGCCGGCGCCCAGGCCCCGACTTTAACGGTGCGGGGCAGTGGGTTGCAAACGATAGTTTGCCCATGTGCTGCGGTGAACCCTTATAGTGGCGGGCTTTTCTCGGTTGAAGTCAAAGGAATGGCGACCATGCGCATACGCACCCTGCTTGCAGCAATCGGCACCAGTTTGTCGCTGGGCTCGGCATTGGCCGCGCCCAGCCAGCCAGTGCCTGTGGCTGGCGAGCGTATTTCGGTGAAGGTCGAGGGCAGCGGGCCGGACGTCATCCTGATCCCAGGGCTGGCCTCATCCCGTGAGGTTTGGTCGGGGCTCGCCAGCACACTGCGCCAGCAGCATCGTCTGCACCTGGTACAGGTGGCAGGCTTTGCCGGTTCGCCTGCCGTGCCCACCGTGGACGGGCGCGTGGCCGCTCCCGTGGCCGAAGCGGTCGCAGACTATATCCGCAGCCAGCACCTTGAGGCGCCGGCCATCATTGGCCATTCGCTGGGCGGTGAGGTGGCGCTGATGCTTGGCGCACGCCACCCCGGGCAGGTAGGGCGGCTGATGGTTGTCGATGCGCTGCCGTTCTACACGTTATTGATCAATCCCATGGCGACCGCCGAAGCGGCTGCACCGCAGGCTGCGGCATTCCGTGATGCGATGCTTGCGGCTCCGCCAGCGCAGGCCGAAGCGATGCAGCGCACAGCCATCGAGCGGTTGGCCAGGAAGGCTGAGGCCAGGCCTGCACTGGTCGAAGCCGCGCTGCGCTCGGACCGCAAGACTGTAGCCGATGCCACCTATGAATTGATGACTACCGACCTGCGCCCGGAGCTCGCCCGTATCCAGGCGCCGGTCGAGGTCGTGTACGCCTATGACCCCTTGTTTGGCATACCTGCTGCCGGCGTTGATGCAATGTTCGCCAACGCCTATACCGGCACGCTGCATATCAGCTTCAAGCGCATAGATGGCAGCTTCCACTTCGTCATGGCGGACCAACCACAGGCGTTCACTGAGGCGGTCGTCGACTTCCTCGGCCGCTGAGGCAGGCCGGGGCGCAGCCCGCGCCCGTCAACATCTGTTCGGTTACCGCCCATAACCGCCTTTCGGCGCCTCAAGCCTGCGCAGGCACCTCCGATAGCAGCACACCCACCGTCGAATCTCGACCAGAAGTGGTGCCAACAAAGGAGTACTGCCCGCATGTTTGCCAACCTGAAGATACGTACCGGAATGTTCTGGGTGCTGTCGTTGTTCAGCCTGACCCTGCTGTTTTCTACCGTCAGTGCCTGGCGGGCAGCGGTGGGCAGTGACCAGCAGATCACCGAGCTGGATCAGACCGCGCACCAGTCGGACCGGTTGAACAATGCGTTGTTGATGGCCATTCGTGCCAGTGCCAATGTGTCATCGGGCTTCATCGAGCAGCTGGGTGGCCATGACGAGAGCGCTGGCAAGCGTATGGCGCTGTCGGTCGAGCTGAACGACAAGAGCCAGAAGCTGGTGGACGAATTTGTCGAAAATGCCCGCGAGCCAGCCCTTCGCACGTTGGCAACAGAGCTGCAGGCTACCTTTGCCGAATACGCCAAGGCAGTAGCGGGGCAGCGTGAGGCCACCCGCCAGCGCTCGCTGGAGCAGTACTTCAAGGTCAACAGCGACGCTGGCAACGCCATGGGCCGGCTGCAAGCGCAGCGCCAGCAGCTGGTTGGCGCATTGAGCGAGCGTGGCCAGCAGATCATGCTGGAGTCTGACCGGCGCCTGGCCCGCGCCCAACTGTTGAGCCTGGGGTTGCTGGCGGTGACCTTGGTGCTGGCGGCGCTGTGCTGGGCCTTCATTGCCCAGCGTGTGCTGCACCCGCTGCGTCAAGCCGGTGGGCATTTCCAGCGCATTGCCGGCGGCGACCTGAGCGTGCCGGTGCAAGGGCAGGGCACCAATGAGATCGGCCAGTTGTTCCATGAACTGCAGCGCATGCAGCAGAGCCAGCGTGACACCCTGGGGCAGATCAACGACTGTGCCCGGCAGCTGGATGCAGCCGCCACGGCGCTGAACGCGGTCACCGAGCAAAGCGCCAACAACCTTCGCCAGCAAGGGCAGGAGCTGGAGCAGGCAGCTACCGCTGTGACCGAAATGACCACGGCCGTGGAAGAGGTTGCGCGCAACGCCATCACCACCTCGCAAACCACCAGTGAGTCCAACCAGCTCGCCGCGCAAAGCCGCCGGCAAGTCAGCGACAACATCGACGGCACCGAGGCCATGACCCGCGAGATACAGACCAGCAGTGCGCACCTGGAGCAACTGGTCGGGCAGGTGCGGGATATCGGCAAGGTGCTGGAGGTGATCCGCTCGGTGTCCGAGCAAACCAACCTGCTGGCGCTCAATGCCGCCATCGAAGCGGCCCGCGCAGGTGAAGCCGGGCGCGGCTTTGCGGTGGTGGCGGATGAGGTGCGCACGCTGGCCTATCGCACCCAACAATCGACCCTGGAAATCGAGCAGATGATTGGCCGCGTGCAGGCGGGAACCGAAGCTGCGGTGGCGTCGATGCAAGCCAGCACCCACCGCGCCCAGTCGACACTGGACGTGACCCTGGCGTCCGGACAGGTGCTGGAGGGTATCTACAGTGCCATCGGCGAAATCAACGAGCGCAACCTGGTCATTGCCAGTGCGGCCGAAGAACAGGCCCAAGTGGCCCGGGAAGTGGATCGCAACCTGCTGAACATCCGAGAGCTGTCGAACAATTCGGCGACCGGCGCGCAGCAGACCAGCGAAGCGAGCAAGGCGCTGTCGGGTTTGGTCGGGGAGATGAAGACACTGGTGGGGCGGTTCAGGGTTTGAAGTTCGACGGGCGTGAAACTTGTACCTGATCGTTGTCGCATTAAGAAAGGGTGAAACTTATTTAAGGTTTGCCCGGTTGGTTGACTTCGATACTACGCTTGCATAAAGTTCGATCGCCCCGAGAAAGG
This window harbors:
- a CDS encoding alpha/beta hydrolase, with protein sequence MRIRTLLAAIGTSLSLGSALAAPSQPVPVAGERISVKVEGSGPDVILIPGLASSREVWSGLASTLRQQHRLHLVQVAGFAGSPAVPTVDGRVAAPVAEAVADYIRSQHLEAPAIIGHSLGGEVALMLGARHPGQVGRLMVVDALPFYTLLINPMATAEAAAPQAAAFRDAMLAAPPAQAEAMQRTAIERLARKAEARPALVEAALRSDRKTVADATYELMTTDLRPELARIQAPVEVVYAYDPLFGIPAAGVDAMFANAYTGTLHISFKRIDGSFHFVMADQPQAFTEAVVDFLGR
- a CDS encoding methyl-accepting chemotaxis protein — translated: MFANLKIRTGMFWVLSLFSLTLLFSTVSAWRAAVGSDQQITELDQTAHQSDRLNNALLMAIRASANVSSGFIEQLGGHDESAGKRMALSVELNDKSQKLVDEFVENAREPALRTLATELQATFAEYAKAVAGQREATRQRSLEQYFKVNSDAGNAMGRLQAQRQQLVGALSERGQQIMLESDRRLARAQLLSLGLLAVTLVLAALCWAFIAQRVLHPLRQAGGHFQRIAGGDLSVPVQGQGTNEIGQLFHELQRMQQSQRDTLGQINDCARQLDAAATALNAVTEQSANNLRQQGQELEQAATAVTEMTTAVEEVARNAITTSQTTSESNQLAAQSRRQVSDNIDGTEAMTREIQTSSAHLEQLVGQVRDIGKVLEVIRSVSEQTNLLALNAAIEAARAGEAGRGFAVVADEVRTLAYRTQQSTLEIEQMIGRVQAGTEAAVASMQASTHRAQSTLDVTLASGQVLEGIYSAIGEINERNLVIASAAEEQAQVAREVDRNLLNIRELSNNSATGAQQTSEASKALSGLVGEMKTLVGRFRV